A region of Geobacillus sp. 46C-IIa DNA encodes the following proteins:
- a CDS encoding DUF6154 family protein, whose protein sequence is MPMKFINDLYEYYKDRLTGDEEDAEAVAMSILDELDRRDVLKLIGEMTDEELLGMFGLYLFESLKAKMAREGLGATRLQEGPRVH, encoded by the coding sequence ATGCCGATGAAGTTTATTAATGATCTATATGAATATTACAAAGACCGGCTGACCGGGGATGAAGAAGACGCTGAAGCAGTAGCGATGTCCATTTTGGATGAACTCGACCGCCGCGACGTGCTGAAGCTGATCGGTGAGATGACTGATGAAGAGCTGCTCGGCATGTTCGGCCTGTACTTGTTTGAAAGCTTGAAAGCAAAAATGGCCCGTGAAGGCCTCGGGGCCACGCGACTGCAAGAGGGACCGCGCGTCCATTGA
- a CDS encoding GNAT family N-acetyltransferase, with translation MIRRLTAEDDQQLLSFLRQDPSFNLFLIGDIESFGYDADFQDVWGQFDGNGSLLAVLLRYYDSYIPYAPGDFDADGFARLIRETARSLPVELSGKEEIGRQFEERLPLGAKRTLYFCECRTDEYARQEMGAFAVKTAGWADVDRIIDLRRRIPEFDTRPTARDMLVKGMETNSARTYYIEQDGKMLAAASTTAENSLSAMIVGVCTDQEHRGKGYASAIVAKLVCDLLAEGKMPCLFYDNPDAGRIYHRLGFHDIGLWAMYR, from the coding sequence ATGATTCGCCGGTTAACGGCCGAAGATGACCAACAACTACTTTCGTTTTTGCGGCAAGATCCGTCATTCAACCTATTTCTCATTGGCGATATCGAATCGTTCGGCTATGACGCCGATTTCCAGGACGTTTGGGGGCAGTTTGACGGCAACGGCTCATTATTGGCGGTGCTGCTTCGTTATTATGACTCTTACATTCCGTACGCGCCGGGTGATTTTGATGCCGATGGCTTTGCCCGCCTCATCCGCGAGACCGCCCGCTCGTTGCCTGTCGAGCTGTCCGGCAAAGAGGAAATTGGCAGGCAGTTTGAAGAGCGGCTGCCGCTCGGGGCGAAGCGGACCCTTTACTTTTGCGAGTGCCGGACGGATGAATACGCCCGTCAAGAAATGGGGGCGTTCGCCGTCAAAACAGCCGGATGGGCCGATGTTGATCGGATCATTGACTTGCGGCGCCGCATTCCTGAGTTTGACACGAGGCCGACGGCGCGCGACATGCTAGTGAAGGGGATGGAAACGAATTCGGCGAGAACGTACTATATTGAACAAGACGGCAAGATGTTGGCGGCGGCATCAACAACGGCGGAAAATTCGCTGTCGGCGATGATCGTCGGCGTCTGCACCGATCAAGAACATCGCGGGAAAGGATATGCGAGCGCCATCGTAGCGAAGCTTGTTTGTGATTTGCTCGCCGAAGGGAAGATGCCGTGCTTGTTTTATGACAATCCGGACGCCGGCCGCATTTACCATCGCCTTGGTTTTCACGATATCGGATTGTGGGCGATGTACCGTTAG
- a CDS encoding TetR/AcrR family transcriptional regulator yields the protein MADKPLRDRIIDTALHLFEKYGYHGVTVDRIVAESDTSKGGFYHNFKSKDELLYHIHDVFITYALTKAQEAYESCSTPTERLYAIVQSFVKVFHLYKPHITVFYQESTYLKPEYAELINEKREEFKQIIFRVIREGIEAGEFRPELSVEIAGMSIIGMVNWTYKWYNPDGPLSIEEIATYFADFILHAVLRNPEHPAAAQFLLRPPSE from the coding sequence ATGGCTGATAAACCGCTCAGAGACCGCATTATCGACACCGCTCTTCATTTGTTTGAGAAATATGGCTACCATGGCGTGACGGTCGACCGCATCGTCGCGGAAAGCGACACGTCGAAAGGCGGGTTTTACCATAATTTTAAATCGAAAGACGAGTTGCTTTACCATATTCATGACGTCTTTATTACGTATGCGCTGACAAAAGCGCAGGAAGCGTATGAAAGCTGTTCGACGCCAACCGAGCGCTTGTACGCCATCGTTCAATCGTTTGTCAAAGTATTTCATTTATATAAACCGCATATTACCGTCTTTTATCAGGAAAGCACGTACTTAAAACCGGAATACGCCGAGCTGATCAATGAAAAACGCGAAGAATTTAAACAAATTATTTTTCGCGTCATCCGCGAGGGAATCGAGGCCGGCGAGTTTCGTCCGGAGCTGTCGGTGGAGATTGCCGGCATGTCGATCATCGGCATGGTGAACTGGACGTACAAATGGTACAATCCGGACGGACCGCTGTCGATTGAGGAAATTGCGACCTATTTTGCCGATTTCATTTTGCATGCGGTGCTTCGCAACCCGGAGCATCCGGCGGCAGCACAGTTTTTGCTGCGGCCACCCAGCGAATAA
- a CDS encoding MFS transporter, producing the protein MQRRRPLLLLSTVMFFVMSGFGIIIPVLPFLAEEVGATPLELGLLMAVYSLMQLLFSPMWGQLSDRYGRKPVLLIGITGLSLSFFLFSAAETLMMLFIARLLGGALSAAAMPTVMAYAADVTSPDERGKAMGAIGAATGLGFICGPAIGGMFSQTNLHLPFAIAGTLSTATALFVWFVLPESMRPPIANQPAGRQRSREMMKSPLLYLYLLQWTATLALAGLEATFAYFADRRAGLGSVELGYIFMMMGIASAFVQGALLGRLIKRFGEGRVLQGGLAVSALGFASILLVQDFWTAALFLSIFGIGNGVIRPCVSSLITKQAAGRQGSAAGLLSSFDSLGRIIGPIIGGGLFSYMAGLPYLFGIVLCLVGAGLYRLFAVRSQARRLLP; encoded by the coding sequence ATGCAGCGACGCCGACCTTTGTTGCTTTTATCGACCGTCATGTTTTTCGTTATGTCAGGTTTTGGCATCATTATTCCCGTATTGCCGTTTCTCGCTGAAGAAGTGGGGGCTACTCCGCTCGAACTTGGGTTGCTAATGGCGGTGTATTCGCTCATGCAGCTGTTGTTTTCCCCGATGTGGGGACAGCTGTCCGATCGTTATGGCCGCAAGCCGGTATTGCTCATCGGCATCACCGGGCTGTCGTTATCGTTTTTCCTTTTTTCCGCGGCCGAAACGCTCATGATGCTGTTTATCGCCCGCTTGCTTGGCGGGGCGCTGTCAGCGGCAGCGATGCCGACCGTGATGGCGTATGCGGCCGACGTCACCTCACCGGATGAACGCGGAAAAGCAATGGGAGCGATCGGCGCCGCAACCGGGCTCGGCTTTATTTGCGGGCCAGCCATTGGGGGAATGTTTTCGCAAACGAATTTGCATCTGCCGTTCGCCATCGCAGGAACGCTATCGACGGCGACAGCGCTGTTCGTATGGTTCGTTTTGCCGGAATCGATGCGCCCGCCAATCGCTAATCAACCGGCCGGCCGGCAACGGTCCAGAGAAATGATGAAAAGTCCGCTTCTTTATTTGTATTTGCTACAATGGACAGCGACACTCGCTCTCGCTGGGCTTGAGGCAACGTTTGCTTACTTCGCTGATCGCCGCGCCGGGCTCGGTTCAGTTGAGCTCGGGTATATTTTTATGATGATGGGAATCGCCAGCGCCTTCGTCCAAGGGGCGCTCCTTGGACGATTGATCAAACGGTTTGGCGAGGGCCGTGTCCTTCAGGGCGGGCTTGCCGTCTCGGCTCTTGGCTTTGCGTCTATTTTACTCGTGCAAGACTTTTGGACGGCCGCCCTTTTTTTATCGATTTTCGGCATCGGCAACGGTGTCATCCGTCCTTGCGTTTCCTCGCTCATTACAAAACAGGCTGCCGGCCGGCAAGGAAGCGCGGCCGGACTATTGTCCTCGTTTGACTCGCTCGGCCGCATCATCGGCCCGATTATCGGCGGCGGTTTGTTCAGCTATATGGCAGGGCTTCCTTACTTGTTCGGCATCGTTCTTTGCCTTGTCGGTGCGGGATTGTACAGGCTGTTTGCCGTCCGCAGCCAGGCGCGCCGTTTGCTTCCTTAA
- the ilvA gene encoding threonine ammonia-lyase translates to MLTLTDIEQARAKMKGIVHETPLEHSQTFSRLSGNDVYMKLENLQKTGSFKVRGSFNKIMSLTDEERSRGVIAASAGNHAQGVAYASGMLHIPCTIVMPKGAPLSKIEATKSYGAEVVLHGDVFDEALEYALELQRERGMTFVHPFDDLAVMAGQGTIGLELNEQLPDVDVVLCPVGGGGLLAGLAFTLKQLKPSVEVYGVESSACPGMTAALRHKQPVAIAASDTIADGIAVKKPGNITYQYIEQYVDGVVCVEEAEISRTMLYLLERNKLLVEGSAACPLAALLYQKLPFRDKKVAAILSGGNVDVTLISRIIERGLVEAGRFVTFTTIISDKPGQLNKLLRIIAELEANVMSIHHQRIGAKVLPGQAEIHFSLETKNEDHIQQIYQVLLKEGYDVQFYR, encoded by the coding sequence ATGTTGACGTTAACAGACATTGAACAAGCAAGGGCAAAAATGAAAGGCATTGTCCATGAAACGCCGCTTGAACATTCGCAAACGTTCAGCCGGTTGTCCGGCAATGACGTGTATATGAAACTTGAAAATTTGCAAAAAACGGGGTCGTTTAAAGTAAGGGGATCATTCAATAAAATTATGTCGTTGACCGACGAAGAGCGTTCGCGCGGCGTTATCGCCGCCTCAGCTGGCAACCATGCCCAAGGGGTCGCCTATGCAAGCGGCATGCTTCATATTCCATGCACGATCGTCATGCCGAAAGGGGCGCCGCTAAGCAAAATCGAAGCGACGAAAAGCTACGGAGCGGAAGTTGTTTTGCATGGCGATGTGTTCGATGAGGCACTCGAATATGCGCTCGAGCTGCAGCGCGAGCGGGGAATGACGTTTGTGCACCCGTTTGACGATTTGGCCGTCATGGCCGGCCAAGGAACGATCGGCTTAGAGTTGAATGAGCAGCTTCCCGATGTGGACGTCGTCCTTTGCCCGGTCGGCGGCGGCGGTTTGCTTGCGGGGCTGGCGTTTACATTAAAACAGTTGAAGCCGTCCGTCGAGGTGTACGGCGTCGAATCGTCCGCTTGCCCCGGTATGACTGCTGCTCTCCGCCATAAGCAGCCGGTCGCCATCGCCGCGTCGGATACGATCGCCGATGGCATCGCGGTGAAAAAGCCGGGCAATATTACGTACCAATATATCGAGCAGTACGTCGATGGCGTTGTTTGTGTGGAGGAGGCGGAAATTTCACGGACGATGCTTTATTTGCTTGAACGAAACAAGCTGCTTGTCGAAGGGTCAGCAGCCTGCCCGCTGGCGGCGCTTTTGTACCAAAAGCTCCCGTTTCGCGACAAAAAAGTCGCGGCCATTTTAAGCGGCGGCAATGTTGATGTGACGTTGATTTCCCGCATCATCGAGCGGGGGCTTGTCGAGGCCGGCCGGTTTGTCACGTTTACGACGATCATTTCCGACAAGCCGGGGCAATTGAACAAGCTGCTGCGCATTATCGCCGAACTGGAAGCAAACGTGATGTCGATCCATCACCAGCGCATCGGCGCCAAAGTGCTGCCGGGCCAGGCGGAAATTCATTTTTCGCTCGAGACGAAAAATGAAGATCATATCCAGCAGATTTATCAAGTGTTATTGAAAGAAGGATATGACGTACAGTTTTATCGGTAG
- a CDS encoding acyl-CoA dehydrogenase: MDFSLTKEQQMIKEMVRDFAEKEIAPYAAKWDEEAHFPREVFRKMGELGLLGLPFPEQYGGAGGDTISYAIAVEEIGRACGGTGLSYAAAVSLGASPIYYFGTEEQKQTWLVPMAKGETLGAFGLTEPNAGSDAGGTRTTAVLDGDEYVINGEKCWITNAQYARQVIVTAVTGKDARGKNIITALIVPTDSPGFTIRSNYDKMGVRASNTCELVFENVRVPKENVLGDPQKGFKQFLYTLDGGRISIAALAVGIAQAAFEKALQYAKERVQFGQSISKFQAIQFKLADMAMEIELARNMVHKAAWLKDQGKPFTKEASFAKLFASEMGFRVCNQAIQIHGGYGYMKEYGVERHLRDIKLMEIGEGTSEIQRLVIARQLGC, from the coding sequence ATGGATTTTTCGTTGACGAAAGAACAACAAATGATTAAAGAAATGGTTCGTGACTTTGCGGAGAAGGAAATTGCCCCATACGCGGCGAAATGGGATGAAGAGGCGCATTTTCCGCGTGAAGTGTTCCGCAAAATGGGCGAGTTGGGGCTGTTGGGCTTGCCGTTTCCGGAGCAGTATGGCGGCGCCGGGGGCGATACGATTTCATACGCCATTGCCGTTGAGGAAATCGGCCGCGCCTGCGGCGGCACCGGACTAAGCTATGCAGCTGCCGTTTCGCTCGGGGCGAGCCCGATTTATTACTTCGGGACGGAAGAGCAAAAACAAACGTGGCTTGTGCCGATGGCAAAGGGGGAAACGCTTGGCGCCTTCGGGCTCACTGAACCGAACGCCGGATCGGACGCCGGCGGCACGCGCACGACCGCGGTGCTTGACGGCGATGAATATGTCATCAATGGCGAAAAATGCTGGATCACAAACGCCCAATACGCGCGGCAAGTGATCGTCACCGCCGTCACGGGCAAAGACGCGCGCGGCAAAAACATCATCACCGCTCTCATCGTACCAACCGACTCCCCAGGATTTACAATCCGTTCGAATTACGACAAAATGGGTGTCCGCGCCTCCAATACGTGCGAGCTTGTTTTTGAGAACGTCCGCGTGCCGAAAGAAAACGTGTTAGGCGATCCGCAAAAAGGGTTTAAGCAGTTTTTGTACACGCTTGATGGCGGGCGCATTTCGATCGCCGCTTTGGCCGTCGGCATCGCGCAAGCGGCGTTTGAGAAAGCGCTTCAATATGCGAAAGAGCGCGTCCAGTTTGGCCAATCGATTTCCAAGTTCCAGGCGATCCAATTTAAGCTTGCGGATATGGCGATGGAAATCGAGCTCGCCCGCAACATGGTGCACAAAGCAGCTTGGCTGAAAGACCAAGGGAAACCGTTCACAAAAGAAGCGTCGTTTGCCAAGCTGTTTGCATCGGAAATGGGATTCCGCGTCTGCAATCAGGCGATCCAAATTCACGGCGGCTATGGCTATATGAAAGAATACGGCGTCGAACGCCACTTGCGGGATATCAAGCTCATGGAAATCGGCGAAGGCACATCGGAAATTCAGCGTCTTGTCATCGCCCGCCAACTCGGATGCTAA
- a CDS encoding acetyl-CoA carboxylase biotin carboxylase subunit, with amino-acid sequence MFTKVLIANRGEIAVRVIRTCQKLGIRTVAVYSEADADSLHVQLADEAYLIGKPRVAESYLNIEKMIEVAKAAKAEAIHPGYGLLSENPAFARRCEEEGIVFIGPKADVIAAMGSKIEARRTMEKAGVPIVPGVSFALDSPDEAAAAAASIGYPVMLKASSGGGGIGMHIARDETELRRAFEGSQKRAASFFGDGTMYIEKYIERPRHIEIQLLADGRGNCVYLWERECSIQRRHQKVVEEAPSPFLDEETRRKMGEAAVRAARYIGYANAGTIEFLVDEQKNFYFLEMNTRLQVEHPVTEEITGIDIVEEQLRIAAGEPLRYKQEDIRRDGHAIEVRIYAEDPNTFYPSPGRIAAFSVPQGEGIRHETAIQSGTTVTPFYDPMIAKLIAKGPDRTLAIERLLEALRDYRVEGIKTNIPLLEAVLSHPAFHAAETTTDFLSNYWQPTKTK; translated from the coding sequence ATGTTTACGAAAGTGTTGATTGCCAATCGCGGTGAAATCGCCGTCCGCGTCATCCGCACGTGCCAAAAGCTCGGCATCCGAACGGTCGCCGTCTACTCGGAAGCGGACGCTGATTCGCTCCACGTCCAGCTCGCTGATGAGGCGTATTTGATCGGCAAGCCGCGCGTGGCGGAAAGCTACTTAAATATCGAAAAAATGATCGAAGTCGCCAAGGCGGCGAAGGCGGAAGCGATTCACCCCGGCTACGGGCTGCTTTCGGAAAACCCGGCGTTCGCCCGCCGCTGTGAGGAGGAAGGAATCGTCTTTATCGGCCCGAAAGCGGATGTCATTGCCGCGATGGGCAGCAAAATCGAAGCGCGGCGGACGATGGAAAAAGCCGGCGTCCCGATCGTTCCAGGCGTCTCCTTTGCGCTAGACAGTCCAGATGAAGCGGCGGCAGCCGCGGCTTCGATCGGCTACCCAGTCATGCTGAAGGCATCATCGGGCGGCGGCGGCATCGGCATGCACATCGCCCGCGATGAAACGGAGCTGCGCCGGGCGTTTGAAGGCAGCCAAAAACGGGCCGCTTCGTTTTTCGGCGATGGGACGATGTATATTGAAAAGTATATTGAACGTCCGCGCCATATTGAAATTCAGCTGCTCGCCGATGGGCGCGGCAACTGCGTCTACTTATGGGAACGCGAGTGCTCGATCCAGCGCCGCCATCAAAAAGTGGTGGAGGAAGCGCCGTCGCCGTTTTTAGATGAAGAAACGCGGCGGAAGATGGGCGAAGCTGCCGTCCGGGCGGCGCGTTATATCGGCTATGCGAACGCCGGCACGATTGAGTTTTTGGTCGACGAACAAAAAAACTTTTATTTTCTTGAAATGAACACTCGGCTCCAAGTCGAACATCCGGTGACCGAAGAAATCACCGGCATTGACATCGTTGAAGAGCAGCTGCGCATCGCCGCCGGCGAGCCGCTCCGCTATAAGCAGGAAGACATCCGCCGCGATGGGCATGCCATTGAAGTGCGCATTTATGCCGAAGACCCGAACACGTTTTACCCGTCGCCCGGCCGCATTGCCGCCTTTTCCGTTCCTCAAGGGGAAGGAATTCGCCATGAAACGGCGATCCAAAGCGGCACAACCGTTACGCCGTTTTACGACCCGATGATCGCCAAATTGATCGCCAAGGGCCCGGACCGGACATTGGCGATTGAACGCTTGCTCGAGGCGCTTCGGGACTATCGCGTTGAAGGGATTAAAACGAACATCCCGCTGCTTGAAGCGGTATTGTCCCATCCGGCGTTCCATGCGGCGGAAACGACGACCGATTTTCTTTCAAACTATTGGCAGCCAACGAAAACAAAATGA
- a CDS encoding nitrogen regulation protein NR(II), whose translation MNDRLVQQQTEELERKLRAYERLIEQLPFPFVFTDYEIGITIEKGRGSDARPRLHPVPAAPGKGAEWQWDVDLYHDVPFEKVEAFLTPLLDLVPHHIVFVDGHGIITLCNLQAAIDTGVDRDTIIGKHIRELLKLPDELIATLQSLERGEPLYNHEVLDRFYGIVNTRFIYNDDGSVKRVISMFQSLSMMKETEKLAVAGRIAAGIAHEIRNPLTTVRGYLQLLKNDLPDRVASLVERLLIPELDRANDIITDFLNIAKPADVKMETFNLHRFLRDDVGVLLQSEALLHNVNVHFDLDEQLDDYEMNGDRSQLLQVFLNLFRNAVEAKVAKTMNVTVSSRKANHIVQLRFCDDGPGIPSSVIDHIFDPFFSTKETGTGLGLSLSKKIVELHRGTMKVQSGGGGACFLMEFPLRSQPPFLTS comes from the coding sequence ATGAACGATCGATTGGTACAACAGCAAACTGAAGAGCTCGAGCGAAAGTTGCGCGCTTATGAGCGGCTCATCGAACAGCTTCCGTTCCCATTTGTGTTTACCGATTACGAAATCGGAATCACCATCGAAAAAGGTCGCGGCAGCGATGCCCGGCCGCGCCTGCACCCGGTCCCGGCCGCCCCTGGCAAGGGAGCGGAATGGCAGTGGGACGTTGACTTGTATCACGATGTGCCGTTTGAAAAAGTTGAGGCGTTTTTAACACCGCTGCTTGACCTTGTTCCGCACCATATCGTTTTCGTCGACGGCCATGGCATCATTACGCTTTGCAATTTACAGGCGGCCATCGACACCGGCGTCGACCGCGACACTATCATCGGCAAACATATTCGCGAGTTGCTGAAGCTTCCCGACGAGCTGATCGCAACACTTCAATCGCTCGAAAGGGGCGAGCCGCTTTACAATCACGAAGTGCTTGACCGCTTTTACGGCATCGTCAATACCCGCTTTATTTATAATGATGACGGATCGGTCAAACGGGTCATTAGTATGTTCCAATCGCTCAGCATGATGAAAGAAACGGAAAAGTTGGCCGTCGCCGGCCGCATTGCCGCCGGCATCGCCCATGAAATCCGCAATCCGCTGACGACGGTGCGCGGCTATTTGCAGCTGCTGAAAAATGATTTGCCGGATCGCGTCGCGTCGCTCGTTGAGCGGCTGCTCATCCCTGAACTCGACCGAGCGAACGACATCATTACCGACTTTTTAAATATCGCCAAGCCGGCCGACGTGAAAATGGAGACGTTCAACTTGCACCGCTTTTTGCGTGATGACGTCGGTGTTTTGCTGCAAAGTGAAGCGCTGCTTCATAATGTAAACGTCCATTTTGATCTTGATGAACAGCTTGACGATTATGAAATGAACGGCGACCGCAGCCAACTGTTGCAAGTGTTTTTAAACTTATTCCGCAACGCCGTCGAGGCGAAAGTCGCGAAGACGATGAATGTGACGGTCAGCAGCCGGAAAGCAAACCATATCGTCCAGCTTCGCTTCTGCGATGACGGGCCCGGCATTCCGTCGTCGGTCATCGATCATATTTTTGATCCGTTTTTCTCAACGAAAGAAACGGGGACAGGGCTTGGCCTTTCATTGTCGAAAAAAATCGTCGAACTGCATCGGGGAACGATGAAAGTGCAAAGCGGCGGGGGCGGCGCCTGCTTTCTCATGGAATTTCCTCTCCGCAGCCAGCCGCCGTTTCTTACGTCGTAA
- a CDS encoding DNA alkylation repair protein: MEPMLCPNCKTNRTRFHLIEQHPRAVKLDPHTGDIEHEYRNDALEPFHLPYRGPSYRVQCGVCGLIEDADMFIQRAKSSPLG; the protein is encoded by the coding sequence TTGGAACCGATGTTATGCCCGAACTGCAAAACGAACCGGACGCGGTTTCACCTCATCGAGCAGCACCCGCGGGCGGTCAAGCTCGACCCGCATACCGGCGATATTGAGCATGAGTACAGAAATGACGCGCTCGAACCGTTCCATCTCCCGTACCGCGGCCCAAGCTACCGCGTCCAATGCGGCGTCTGCGGGCTGATTGAAGATGCAGATATGTTCATTCAGCGCGCCAAATCTTCTCCATTGGGGTGA
- a CDS encoding AMP-binding protein, whose amino-acid sequence MLAVTVGKLLEERARQYRDHEAVVYADRNLRLTYRQFNDYCRLVARGLMRLGIEKGEHVAIWATNVPEWIACQFATGKMGAVLVTVNTNYQAAELEYLLKQSDSTTLFLIEQYRDSSYIDILYNVVPELRTAEPGKLQSKRLPKLKNVVLLGDQRYPGMFTWNDILAMAHEVTEEELDERLESLDPHDVINMQYTSGTTGFPKGVMLTHYNIINNAHQVAQCMKLGEGDRLCIPVPFFHCFGCVMSTLACVTVGATMVPVVEFHPKRVLETVAAERCTALHGVPTMFIAELNDPDFDKYDLSSLRTGIMAGSPCPVEVMKAVINKMGMTDITIAYGQTESSPVITQTRTDDPIELRVETVGRALPGVEVKIVEPGTSNEVPRGVQGELCTRGYHVMKGYYNNPEATNEAIDQDGWLHTGDLATMDENGYCRITGRLKDMIIRGGENIYPREIEEFLYKHPKILDVQVVGVPDETYGEEVMAWIILKDRETATAEEIREFCRGNISRHKIPRYIEFIDSYPMTASGKIQKFKLREMAKQRLGLTT is encoded by the coding sequence ATGTTAGCGGTGACTGTGGGGAAATTGTTAGAGGAGCGCGCCAGGCAATACCGGGATCATGAGGCGGTCGTGTATGCCGACCGCAACTTGCGCCTGACGTACCGGCAGTTTAATGATTATTGCCGCCTTGTCGCGCGCGGTTTGATGCGGCTTGGCATTGAAAAAGGGGAACATGTCGCCATTTGGGCGACAAACGTCCCGGAATGGATCGCCTGCCAGTTTGCGACCGGGAAAATGGGAGCAGTGCTTGTTACGGTCAATACAAACTACCAAGCGGCCGAACTTGAGTATTTGCTGAAGCAGTCCGATTCAACGACGCTCTTTTTGATCGAACAATACCGCGATTCTTCGTACATCGACATTTTGTACAACGTTGTCCCAGAGTTGCGCACGGCCGAACCGGGAAAACTGCAGTCCAAGCGGCTGCCGAAGCTGAAAAACGTCGTTTTGCTCGGCGATCAACGCTATCCAGGCATGTTCACATGGAATGACATCTTGGCGATGGCGCATGAGGTGACGGAAGAAGAGCTCGATGAACGGTTAGAGAGCCTTGATCCGCACGATGTGATCAACATGCAATACACATCAGGGACGACCGGATTTCCGAAAGGGGTCATGTTGACGCATTATAACATCATCAACAATGCCCACCAAGTGGCGCAATGCATGAAGCTTGGCGAAGGCGACCGTCTTTGCATTCCGGTGCCGTTTTTCCATTGCTTTGGCTGCGTCATGAGCACCCTCGCATGCGTCACTGTCGGGGCGACGATGGTGCCGGTTGTTGAGTTTCATCCGAAGCGGGTGCTCGAGACGGTGGCCGCTGAGCGGTGCACGGCGCTGCACGGCGTGCCGACGATGTTTATCGCCGAACTGAACGACCCGGATTTTGACAAATACGATTTGTCATCGCTGCGCACCGGCATTATGGCCGGTTCTCCTTGTCCAGTCGAAGTGATGAAAGCGGTCATCAACAAAATGGGCATGACCGATATTACGATCGCCTACGGGCAGACGGAATCGTCCCCGGTCATCACCCAGACGCGCACTGACGACCCGATCGAACTGCGCGTCGAAACGGTCGGCCGCGCGCTGCCGGGCGTGGAAGTGAAAATCGTCGAGCCGGGCACAAGCAACGAAGTGCCGCGCGGCGTGCAAGGGGAGCTGTGCACGCGCGGCTACCATGTGATGAAAGGGTACTACAACAATCCGGAAGCGACCAACGAAGCGATCGACCAAGACGGCTGGCTGCATACCGGCGATTTGGCGACGATGGACGAAAACGGTTACTGCCGCATCACCGGCCGGCTGAAAGATATGATTATCCGCGGCGGCGAAAACATTTATCCGCGCGAAATCGAGGAGTTTTTATACAAACATCCGAAAATTTTGGACGTTCAAGTCGTCGGCGTGCCGGATGAAACGTACGGGGAAGAAGTGATGGCGTGGATCATCTTAAAGGACCGCGAAACGGCGACTGCTGAGGAAATTCGCGAGTTTTGCCGCGGCAACATTTCCCGCCATAAAATCCCGCGCTACATCGAGTTTATCGATTCGTACCCGATGACGGCGTCCGGGAAAATTCAAAAATTTAAGCTGCGGGAAATGGCGAAACAGCGCCTCGGCTTAACGACTTAA